The following proteins come from a genomic window of Pseudomonas putida:
- a CDS encoding carbon-nitrogen hydrolase family protein, whose translation MRKLLASALALVMIAAVCGYGFWTQQRPEGHYLSDLRIELALNHGVPGEHGNLLGVEPLLFPGDYQNLQRLHRKLAAYLEQARAQGLVGPRTVVVLPEHIGTWLWARGEKNELYQVSHSREALQWLELSNPLRYGLAVLGAEGDDWRADAHLRMKAEQMATDYQQLFGGLAKEFGVTLVAGSIVLPEPYVKQGVLHAGRGPLFNSSVVFAGDGSLLGEPQRQQYPDSEMRRYVHGGRQHSLQVVQTPAGRLGVLVGSDSWYPDNHRQLTEQAVQLVANPAFLSGKGSWQAPWRGNRHQDASAGLALQRGEVSEQAAWQRLTEVAGAGISSMSVFMRGQFWEQGSDGQGFAHQSGALLAAPPSPGARLLNVWL comes from the coding sequence ATGCGAAAACTCCTGGCAAGCGCCCTGGCGCTGGTGATGATCGCCGCCGTCTGCGGCTACGGTTTCTGGACCCAACAGCGCCCGGAAGGCCACTACCTGTCCGACCTGCGCATCGAACTGGCGCTTAACCATGGCGTACCGGGCGAGCACGGCAACTTGCTCGGTGTCGAACCGCTGCTGTTCCCAGGCGACTATCAGAACTTGCAACGCTTGCACCGCAAGCTCGCCGCTTATCTGGAGCAAGCCCGTGCCCAGGGGCTTGTGGGGCCGCGCACCGTGGTGGTGCTGCCGGAGCATATCGGTACCTGGCTGTGGGCGCGCGGTGAGAAGAACGAGCTGTACCAGGTCAGCCACAGCCGCGAGGCCCTGCAATGGCTGGAACTGAGCAACCCGCTTCGCTACGGCCTCGCGGTTCTTGGCGCTGAGGGCGACGACTGGCGTGCCGATGCGCACTTGCGCATGAAGGCCGAGCAAATGGCCACAGACTACCAGCAACTGTTTGGCGGCCTGGCAAAGGAATTTGGCGTCACCCTGGTGGCCGGCTCGATCGTGCTGCCCGAACCCTATGTGAAACAGGGCGTGCTGCATGCCGGCCGTGGCCCACTGTTCAACAGCAGTGTGGTGTTTGCCGGCGATGGCTCGCTGCTGGGCGAGCCGCAGCGTCAGCAATATCCCGACAGTGAAATGCGCCGCTACGTCCACGGCGGCCGCCAGCACTCGCTGCAGGTCGTGCAGACCCCGGCCGGGCGCCTGGGGGTGCTGGTAGGCAGCGACAGCTGGTACCCGGACAACCACCGACAACTGACTGAACAAGCCGTACAACTGGTCGCCAACCCGGCGTTTCTCAGTGGCAAGGGCAGCTGGCAAGCACCCTGGCGGGGAAATCGCCACCAGGATGCCAGCGCCGGGCTGGCCTTGCAGCGCGGCGAAGTCAGTGAACAGGCGGCCTGGCAACGCCTGACCGAAGTGGCCGGAGCCGGCATCAGCAGCATGAGCGTGTTCATGCGCGGGCAGTTCTGGGAACAGGGCAGCGATGGCCAGGGCTTTGCTCACCAGTCGGGAGCGTTGCTCGCCGCCCCACCCAGCCCGGGTGCTCGCCTGCTGAATGTGTGGCTGTAA
- a CDS encoding DUF2242 domain-containing protein, whose amino-acid sequence MTRSSVFGALGLALVLAGVTGCSSKKAAVYEHENFDDSGTFSRSFPVSDAGSCEAARRALLSQGYIITSSGANQVVGNKSFQQNSENHLQISFNVTCAPDVSDDQHSTMFANALQDRYALKKSNTSASLGVGVLGSVSMPIGSSDDSMVKVASETVTAAQFYDRYFALVESYLPKPKKVEKAKVEAPKVEKPAVDLGLPEQAAANPVAPAPAPVAETAPAAVAPTTEAVVAPVVDDSQGSQPVAPPVEAAPIQVQQDAQSAEVAAPSL is encoded by the coding sequence ATGACCAGATCTTCCGTCTTTGGTGCGCTCGGGCTGGCCCTGGTGCTGGCGGGCGTGACCGGTTGTTCCTCGAAAAAAGCGGCCGTCTATGAGCACGAGAACTTCGATGACTCGGGCACCTTCTCGCGCAGCTTTCCGGTGAGCGATGCCGGCTCTTGCGAGGCCGCCCGGCGTGCTTTGCTCAGCCAGGGATACATCATCACCAGCAGCGGCGCCAACCAGGTGGTAGGTAACAAGAGCTTTCAGCAAAACAGCGAGAACCACCTGCAGATCAGCTTCAATGTCACCTGTGCACCGGACGTGAGCGACGACCAGCACTCGACCATGTTCGCCAACGCCCTGCAGGACCGCTATGCGCTGAAAAAGTCCAACACCTCCGCCAGCCTGGGCGTGGGAGTGCTGGGTTCGGTGTCGATGCCGATCGGCTCCAGTGACGACTCGATGGTCAAGGTAGCTAGCGAGACGGTGACCGCGGCGCAGTTCTATGACCGCTATTTTGCCTTGGTGGAGAGTTACCTGCCCAAGCCGAAGAAGGTCGAAAAGGCCAAGGTCGAGGCGCCCAAGGTGGAAAAGCCGGCGGTGGACCTGGGGCTGCCGGAGCAGGCTGCGGCGAACCCGGTGGCGCCGGCTCCTGCGCCTGTGGCTGAGACTGCGCCAGCGGCCGTTGCCCCGACCACTGAGGCAGTGGTGGCTCCGGTGGTGGATGACAGCCAGGGTTCACAACCGGTGGCTCCACCGGTGGAGGCTGCGCCGATTCAGGTGCAGCAGGATGCCCAGTCGGCGGAGGTCGCAGCCCCCTCCCTTTGA
- a CDS encoding O-succinylhomoserine sulfhydrylase, whose amino-acid sequence MTDQWDAGRLDSDLEGVGFDTLAVRAGQNRTPEGEHSEALFLTSSYVFRTAADAAARFAGETPGNVYSRYTNPSVRAFEERLAAMEGAEQAVGTSTGMAALLAVVMSLCSAGDHVLVSQSVFGSTISLFEKYFKRFGVQVDYVPLVDLTGWEKAIKANTKLLIVESPSNPLAELVDITALSEIAHAHGAMLVVDNCFSTPALQQPLKLGADIVFHSATKFIDGQGRCMGGVVAGRTEQMKEVVGFLRTAGPTLSPFNAWIFTKGLETLRLRMRAHCESAQALAEWLEQQDGVEKVHYAGLPSHPQHELAKRQMSGFGAVVSFEVKGGKEGAWRFIDATRVISITTNLGDSKTTIAHPATTSHGRLSPQEREAAGIRDSLIRVAVGLEDVADLQADLARGLAAL is encoded by the coding sequence ATGACGGATCAATGGGATGCCGGGCGACTGGACAGTGACCTCGAGGGTGTCGGTTTCGACACCCTGGCGGTGCGCGCTGGTCAGAACCGTACCCCGGAAGGCGAGCACAGCGAAGCGCTGTTCCTGACCTCCAGCTATGTGTTCCGCACGGCAGCCGATGCTGCTGCGCGTTTTGCCGGTGAAACACCGGGCAACGTCTACTCGCGCTACACCAACCCGTCGGTGCGTGCCTTCGAGGAGCGCCTGGCGGCCATGGAAGGGGCCGAGCAGGCCGTGGGTACGTCCACCGGCATGGCGGCGCTCCTGGCCGTGGTCATGTCGCTGTGCAGCGCCGGTGACCATGTGCTGGTGTCGCAGAGCGTATTCGGCTCCACCATCAGCCTGTTCGAGAAGTACTTCAAACGCTTTGGCGTACAAGTGGACTACGTGCCACTGGTCGACCTCACCGGCTGGGAAAAGGCCATCAAGGCCAACACCAAACTGCTGATCGTCGAATCGCCCTCCAATCCGCTGGCCGAGTTGGTCGATATCACTGCGCTCAGCGAAATCGCCCATGCACATGGTGCCATGCTGGTGGTGGACAACTGTTTCAGTACCCCGGCGTTGCAGCAGCCGCTGAAGCTGGGTGCCGACATTGTGTTCCACTCGGCCACCAAGTTCATCGACGGCCAGGGCCGCTGCATGGGCGGTGTGGTTGCCGGCCGTACCGAGCAAATGAAGGAAGTGGTCGGTTTCCTGCGTACCGCAGGTCCAACCCTCAGCCCGTTCAACGCCTGGATCTTCACCAAGGGCTTGGAAACGCTGCGCCTGCGTATGCGTGCACACTGCGAAAGCGCTCAGGCCCTGGCCGAATGGCTGGAGCAGCAGGACGGCGTGGAGAAGGTGCATTACGCCGGCCTGCCCAGCCACCCGCAGCACGAACTGGCCAAGCGCCAGATGAGCGGTTTTGGTGCAGTGGTCAGCTTTGAGGTCAAGGGTGGCAAAGAGGGCGCGTGGCGTTTCATCGACGCTACCCGAGTGATTTCCATCACGACCAATCTGGGTGACAGCAAAACCACCATCGCTCATCCGGCGACCACCTCACACGGTCGTCTGTCGCCGCAGGAGCGTGAAGCGGCGGGTATCCGCGACAGCCTGATCCGCGTTGCCGTGGGCCTGGAAGACGTGGCCGACCTGCAGGCTGACCTGGCGCGCGGGCTGGCAGCATTGTGA
- a CDS encoding SDR family oxidoreductase, with the protein MIEISGSTPGHNGRVALVTGAARGIGLGIAAWLICEGWQVVLSDLDRQRGTKVAKALGDNAWFITMDVADEAQVSAGVSEVLGQFGRLDALVCNAAIANPHNQTLESLSLAQWNRVLAVNLSGPMLLAKHCAPYLRAHNGAIVNLTSTRARQSEPDTEAYAASKGGLVALTHALAMSLGPEIRVNAVSPGWIDARDPSQRRAEPLSEADHAQHPTGRVGTVEDVAAMVAWLLSRQAAFVTGQEFVVDGGMTRKMIYS; encoded by the coding sequence GTGATCGAAATCAGCGGCAGCACCCCGGGCCACAATGGCCGGGTAGCCTTGGTCACAGGTGCCGCCCGCGGCATCGGTCTGGGCATTGCCGCATGGCTGATCTGCGAAGGCTGGCAAGTGGTGCTGAGTGATCTGGACCGCCAGCGTGGTACCAAGGTTGCCAAGGCGTTGGGCGACAACGCCTGGTTCATCACCATGGACGTTGCCGACGAGGCCCAGGTCAGTGCCGGAGTGTCCGAAGTGCTCGGGCAGTTCGGCCGGCTGGACGCGCTGGTGTGCAATGCGGCCATTGCCAACCCGCACAACCAGACGCTGGAAAGCCTGAGCCTGGCCCAGTGGAATCGGGTGCTGGCGGTCAACCTCAGCGGCCCCATGCTGCTGGCCAAGCATTGTGCGCCGTACCTGCGTGCGCACAATGGGGCGATCGTCAACCTGACCTCTACCCGTGCTCGGCAGTCCGAACCGGACACCGAGGCTTATGCGGCAAGCAAGGGCGGCCTGGTGGCTTTGACCCATGCCCTGGCCATGAGCCTGGGCCCGGAGATTCGTGTCAATGCGGTGAGCCCGGGCTGGATCGATGCCCGTGATCCGTCGCAGCGCCGTGCCGAGCCGTTGAGTGAAGCTGACCATGCCCAGCACCCAACGGGCAGGGTGGGGACCGTGGAAGATGTAGCGGCCATGGTTGCCTGGTTGCTGTCACGCCAGGCGGCATTTGTCACCGGCCAGGAGTTTGTGGTCGATGGCGGCATGACCCGCAAGATGATCTATAGCTGA
- a CDS encoding helix-turn-helix domain-containing protein, translated as MARPRVRLGELSVGFVQPLSEALRELGHDPEPLLRRYGLDATRLSEAGARLSIPRYMHLGHAAIEMSGEAALGLRIGRLSRLAHTGLAGVTAAQAPTLGEAARTLLRFEPLYAANYRGHSSFQEDDQGAWLRFYSISPYNDYNRFVVDSLLAGWLAQLADLAGTPVQAERLDIEFAAPSYAARYQPLCSTPVQFAADGNQLRLSRATLQLANPGHCPSTWQHLLQLCEAELLQRTRVRSLGERITHLLGPLLNGGREPDLEEVALHLQLPSWTLRRKLAEEGTRFRDLLNETRRDLAETYIRDTALAFGEIAYLLGFASAEAFQRAFKRWTGLTPGEFRRSQRQPG; from the coding sequence ATGGCCCGCCCCCGCGTGCGCCTGGGCGAGCTGTCGGTTGGTTTTGTCCAGCCTTTGAGCGAAGCCCTGCGCGAACTGGGCCACGACCCTGAACCTTTGCTGCGCCGCTACGGCCTGGATGCTACACGCCTGAGCGAGGCCGGCGCACGCCTGTCCATCCCCCGCTACATGCACCTGGGCCACGCCGCTATCGAAATGAGCGGTGAGGCCGCTTTAGGTCTGCGCATAGGGCGCCTGAGCCGGTTGGCACATACAGGTCTGGCCGGGGTCACTGCGGCCCAGGCCCCCACTCTCGGCGAGGCCGCGCGCACCCTGCTGCGTTTCGAGCCGCTTTACGCGGCCAACTACCGTGGCCATTCCAGCTTTCAGGAAGATGACCAGGGCGCCTGGCTGCGTTTCTACTCCATCAGCCCATATAACGACTACAACCGCTTTGTGGTCGACTCACTGCTGGCCGGGTGGCTGGCCCAATTGGCCGACCTTGCCGGCACCCCGGTGCAGGCCGAACGCCTGGACATCGAGTTTGCCGCGCCCTCCTATGCCGCGCGCTATCAACCACTCTGCAGCACACCTGTGCAGTTCGCCGCGGACGGCAATCAGCTGCGCCTGAGCCGCGCCACCTTGCAACTGGCCAACCCCGGGCATTGCCCGAGTACCTGGCAGCACCTGTTGCAGCTGTGCGAAGCAGAGTTGCTGCAGCGCACGCGGGTGCGCAGCCTGGGTGAGCGCATTACTCACCTGCTGGGCCCGCTGCTCAATGGCGGCCGTGAACCGGACCTGGAGGAAGTGGCGCTGCACTTGCAGCTGCCAAGCTGGACCTTGCGCCGCAAGCTCGCCGAGGAAGGCACGCGCTTTCGCGACCTGCTCAACGAAACCCGGCGCGACCTGGCCGAGACCTACATCCGTGACACGGCGCTGGCCTTTGGCGAGATTGCCTATCTGTTGGGGTTTGCTTCGGCCGAGGCCTTCCAGCGCGCATTCAAGCGCTGGACGGGCCTCACGCCGGGGGAGTTCCGCCGCAGCCAGCGGCAGCCGGGCTAG
- a CDS encoding TULIP family P47-like protein, whose translation MLTKGWDTISIVRQDSVNSDLAASWNSLDHEFSYTSDEGYACHGVFDCWSVVNGGGGRLLRLRMPIRSGFFEASGTSRSLAGAVAIIEVTLSLLPQGDGQMQLKSAFLRKAGATQPLQDNEGGWLRGITLQDPDGSLGPFATVVLDCICNYLVEHPLQFTHTFATINFSKATAPEWARPRKCTYAYLDSGFLAIMAVCTERDISELPLDIDVSGISQGGQSSYVLSPRLVLEHLVLPGLLQLYQGATAQDYRVDNTQMVNIPTLRMKAIKSGAIWYTPVVFAGCNPARMLGDFITVDYQGDCDLHAGIDMKWNGWLRMKLVLDGNTITFVKQSSDFRKEVHIPWYLAWLSPIVSLITHIVTAVISDDLISAIAARGGSVKADTIDCVSWSNDTHTASSSYLAEALVINYV comes from the coding sequence ATGCTGACAAAAGGATGGGACACCATCAGCATCGTTCGCCAGGACAGCGTGAACAGTGACCTGGCAGCCAGCTGGAACAGCCTCGACCACGAATTTTCCTATACCTCGGATGAAGGCTACGCCTGCCACGGGGTGTTCGACTGCTGGTCGGTCGTCAACGGTGGCGGCGGTCGCTTGCTGCGCCTGCGCATGCCTATACGCTCAGGCTTTTTCGAGGCCAGTGGCACCAGCCGCTCGCTGGCCGGCGCGGTTGCCATCATCGAGGTCACCCTGTCGCTGTTGCCACAAGGCGACGGCCAGATGCAGTTGAAGTCGGCCTTCCTGCGCAAGGCCGGAGCCACTCAACCCCTGCAGGACAACGAAGGTGGCTGGCTACGCGGCATCACCCTGCAAGACCCCGACGGCTCGCTAGGCCCTTTCGCCACCGTGGTGCTGGACTGTATCTGCAACTACCTGGTCGAGCATCCCCTACAGTTCACCCACACCTTCGCGACCATCAACTTCAGCAAAGCCACCGCCCCGGAATGGGCCAGACCACGCAAATGCACCTATGCCTACCTCGATTCGGGCTTCCTGGCGATCATGGCCGTATGTACCGAGCGCGACATCAGTGAGCTGCCACTGGATATCGATGTGTCAGGCATCAGCCAGGGTGGGCAGTCGAGCTACGTGCTGTCTCCACGCCTGGTACTGGAGCACCTGGTACTGCCCGGGCTGCTTCAGCTTTACCAGGGCGCCACGGCGCAGGACTATCGTGTCGACAATACGCAAATGGTCAACATACCGACCTTGCGTATGAAGGCCATCAAATCAGGGGCGATCTGGTACACCCCCGTTGTCTTCGCCGGCTGCAACCCTGCACGAATGCTCGGTGACTTCATCACCGTCGACTATCAGGGCGACTGCGACCTGCACGCAGGCATCGACATGAAGTGGAACGGCTGGCTGAGGATGAAGCTGGTGCTCGATGGCAACACCATCACCTTCGTCAAGCAGTCGTCCGACTTCAGAAAGGAAGTGCATATTCCCTGGTACCTGGCCTGGCTCTCGCCCATCGTCAGCCTGATCACCCACATCGTCACTGCTGTGATCTCCGATGACCTGATCAGCGCCATCGCCGCGCGTGGCGGCTCGGTCAAGGCCGACACCATCGATTGCGTGTCCTGGAGCAACGACACGCATACCGCTTCGTCGAGCTACCTCGCCGAGGCCCTTGTCATCAACTACGTGTGA
- a CDS encoding FAD-dependent oxidoreductase, whose product MAADRYPHLLAPLDLGFTTLRNRTLMGSMHTGLEERPGGFERMAAYFAERARGGVGLMVTGGIAPNDEGGVYSGAAKLSTEEEADKHRIVTEAVHAAGGKICLQILHAGRYAYSPRQVAPSAIQAPINPFKPKALDEAGIEKQIADFVNCAVLAQRAGYDGVEIMGSEGYFINQFLAAHTNHRTDRWGGSYENRMRLAVEIVSRVRGAVGPNFIIIFRLSMLDLVEGGSTWDEIELLAKAIEQAGATLINTGIGWHEARIPTIATKVPRAAFSKVTAKLRGVVSIPLITTNRINTPEVAEAVLAEGDADMVSMARPFLADPDFVNKAAAGRADEINTCIGCNQACLDHTFGGKLTSCLVNPRACHETELNYLPVRAVKRIAVVGAGPAGLAAATVAAERGHAVTLFDAASEIGGQFNVAKRVPGKEEFFETLRYFRNKVKSTGVDLRLNTRVDVQALVGGGFDEIILATGIAPRTPAIAGVEHAKVLSYLDVLLERKPVGKSVAVIGAGGIGFDVSEYLVHQGVATSQDRGAFWKEWGIDTQLQARGGVAGIKAEPHAPARQVYLLQRKKSKVGDGLGKTTGWIHRTGLKNKGVQMLNSVEYLAIDDAGLHIRVDGGEAQVLAVDNVVICAGQDPLRELQEGLEAAGQSVHLIGGADVAAELDAKRAINQGSRLAAEL is encoded by the coding sequence ATGGCCGCCGACCGCTACCCGCACCTGCTTGCCCCGCTGGACCTGGGCTTTACCACCTTGCGCAACCGCACCCTGATGGGCTCGATGCACACCGGCCTCGAAGAGCGCCCCGGCGGCTTCGAGCGCATGGCTGCATACTTTGCCGAGCGCGCGCGCGGTGGCGTTGGCCTGATGGTCACTGGCGGCATTGCGCCCAATGATGAAGGCGGGGTGTATTCCGGTGCGGCAAAGCTCAGCACCGAGGAAGAGGCCGACAAGCACCGCATCGTCACCGAGGCGGTGCACGCTGCCGGTGGCAAGATCTGCCTGCAGATCCTGCATGCCGGGCGCTACGCCTACAGCCCACGACAGGTGGCTCCTAGCGCGATCCAGGCGCCGATCAACCCGTTCAAGCCCAAGGCGCTGGACGAGGCGGGTATCGAGAAGCAGATTGCCGACTTCGTCAATTGTGCCGTGCTGGCCCAGCGTGCCGGTTACGACGGTGTCGAGATCATGGGTTCGGAAGGCTACTTCATCAACCAGTTCCTGGCCGCCCACACCAACCACCGCACCGACCGCTGGGGCGGCAGTTATGAAAACCGCATGCGCCTGGCAGTGGAAATCGTCAGCCGGGTGCGTGGCGCGGTAGGGCCGAACTTCATCATCATCTTCCGCCTGTCGATGCTCGACCTGGTCGAGGGTGGCAGCACCTGGGACGAAATCGAGCTGCTGGCCAAGGCCATCGAGCAGGCCGGCGCTACCTTGATCAACACCGGAATCGGTTGGCACGAGGCGCGTATTCCGACCATCGCCACCAAAGTGCCGCGTGCGGCCTTCAGCAAAGTCACCGCCAAGTTGCGGGGCGTGGTGAGCATTCCGCTGATCACCACCAACCGCATCAACACCCCGGAAGTGGCCGAGGCGGTGCTGGCCGAGGGCGATGCGGACATGGTCTCGATGGCCCGACCGTTTCTCGCCGACCCAGACTTCGTCAACAAGGCCGCTGCCGGTCGCGCGGATGAAATCAACACCTGCATCGGCTGCAACCAGGCCTGCCTGGACCACACCTTCGGCGGCAAACTGACCAGTTGCCTGGTCAACCCGCGTGCCTGCCACGAGACCGAACTCAACTACCTGCCTGTACGTGCGGTGAAGCGCATTGCCGTAGTAGGCGCCGGCCCGGCTGGCCTGGCGGCGGCCACCGTGGCGGCCGAGCGGGGCCACGCGGTGACCCTGTTTGACGCCGCCAGTGAGATTGGTGGCCAGTTCAACGTCGCCAAGCGGGTGCCGGGCAAGGAAGAATTCTTTGAAACGCTGCGTTACTTCCGCAACAAGGTCAAAAGCACGGGCGTCGACCTGCGCCTGAATACCCGCGTGGATGTGCAGGCACTGGTGGGCGGCGGCTTTGATGAAATCATCCTGGCTACCGGCATCGCCCCGCGTACCCCGGCGATTGCGGGCGTGGAGCATGCCAAGGTGCTCAGCTACCTGGACGTGCTGCTCGAGCGCAAGCCGGTGGGCAAGTCGGTGGCCGTGATTGGCGCGGGAGGTATCGGCTTCGATGTGTCCGAGTACCTGGTGCATCAGGGCGTGGCCACCAGTCAGGACCGAGGGGCATTCTGGAAAGAGTGGGGCATCGACACCCAGCTTCAGGCGCGAGGTGGTGTGGCCGGGATCAAGGCCGAGCCGCACGCCCCGGCACGGCAGGTGTACCTGCTGCAGCGCAAGAAATCCAAGGTGGGTGACGGGCTCGGCAAGACGACCGGCTGGATTCACCGCACCGGGTTGAAAAACAAAGGGGTGCAGATGCTCAACAGCGTCGAGTATCTGGCTATCGACGATGCCGGCCTGCACATTCGTGTGGACGGCGGCGAGGCGCAGGTGCTGGCGGTGGACAATGTGGTGATCTGTGCCGGGCAAGATCCGCTGCGCGAGCTGCAGGAAGGGCTGGAGGCGGCGGGGCAGTCGGTGCACCTGATTGGTGGCGCGGATGTGGCGGCCGAGCTGGATGCCAAGCGAGCGATCAACCAAGGCTCGCGGTTGGCGGCTGAGCTCTGA
- a CDS encoding TULIP family P47-like protein yields MSNESKVMLAGFAQPISLRLDHLNETARQTLRESPLYRNAALVHSSEDTLRAAQLLTNAGTLASTVTTNGWDTVSICRVSALNQRIALEKTYPANIDAGVDSFSLKADFDAWSITTGGDGRNVKVRIPFGSGTYKGLNGKTYQVQGMSADVYVKLSYFPAPNPISASDGTYELQVNTQATDPDDPIAAVIALRDPNNVLSGIDQSVMRGVLEDWLNQPENLKKFDTLFSTVLINNMGKESEEFKWLRATSMSYAYTDKNSEESSIFGVLAMTNERDSTGLPNQLPAVMLAADNNANFLISREIFVKYQLLAALPFIFEGTTEANFTLDAAGTSITANDLKLDSVKFGAITYHPVAEKFDINFDESYIRTECKVRTDISPGIVAYTRIVTKQTLQLGVNDKGEQVMVYAMVGDPDVQNTTDIATWVVVTEAILGAIAAVATAVAGGVGGKVMALIVGIIAALVVAIVSIVIHVIIERVVAGGVTNNIPSIAPMVKVAANQVKWPFSEPDAFVLTDITYSGALIFGGSLKLLEKFCIQDKRLALATLAA; encoded by the coding sequence ATGAGCAATGAAAGCAAGGTCATGCTGGCCGGGTTTGCCCAGCCCATCTCGCTACGCCTCGATCACCTCAATGAAACCGCGCGCCAGACCCTGCGCGAATCGCCGCTGTACCGCAACGCGGCGCTTGTACACAGTTCCGAAGACACCTTGCGCGCCGCGCAGCTACTGACCAATGCCGGAACGCTGGCCAGTACGGTCACGACCAATGGCTGGGATACCGTGAGCATCTGCCGGGTCTCTGCGCTCAACCAGCGCATCGCCCTGGAAAAAACCTACCCCGCCAACATCGACGCAGGGGTCGACAGCTTCTCGCTCAAGGCAGACTTCGACGCCTGGTCGATTACCACCGGCGGCGACGGACGCAACGTCAAGGTACGCATCCCCTTCGGCTCAGGGACATACAAAGGCCTCAACGGCAAAACCTACCAGGTCCAGGGGATGTCTGCGGATGTCTACGTCAAGCTCAGCTACTTCCCGGCGCCCAATCCAATATCGGCTTCAGACGGCACGTATGAACTGCAAGTCAACACCCAGGCAACGGACCCGGATGACCCGATCGCTGCGGTGATTGCCCTGAGGGACCCGAACAACGTCTTGAGCGGCATTGACCAGAGCGTGATGCGCGGCGTACTCGAAGACTGGCTGAACCAGCCCGAGAACCTGAAGAAGTTCGACACCCTGTTCAGTACCGTACTGATCAACAACATGGGCAAGGAAAGCGAGGAATTCAAATGGCTGCGGGCCACCTCCATGAGCTATGCCTATACCGACAAGAACAGTGAGGAAAGCAGCATCTTCGGGGTGCTGGCCATGACCAACGAGCGTGACTCCACGGGGTTGCCGAACCAGTTGCCTGCCGTGATGCTGGCTGCGGACAACAATGCCAACTTCCTCATCAGCCGGGAGATCTTCGTCAAGTACCAGTTGCTGGCGGCATTGCCGTTCATCTTCGAGGGTACCACCGAGGCCAACTTCACCCTGGATGCGGCGGGCACATCCATCACTGCCAACGACCTGAAGCTCGACAGCGTCAAGTTTGGGGCCATCACCTATCATCCCGTGGCCGAAAAGTTCGATATCAACTTCGACGAGTCCTATATCCGTACCGAATGCAAGGTACGCACCGACATCTCACCTGGTATCGTGGCCTATACCCGCATCGTCACCAAGCAGACGCTACAACTGGGCGTCAACGACAAGGGCGAACAGGTGATGGTATATGCCATGGTCGGAGACCCGGATGTCCAAAACACGACAGACATCGCCACCTGGGTGGTCGTCACCGAAGCCATCCTAGGCGCGATTGCCGCCGTGGCCACTGCGGTGGCTGGTGGTGTGGGCGGCAAGGTGATGGCGTTGATCGTCGGCATCATCGCAGCGTTGGTGGTGGCCATTGTCAGCATCGTCATCCACGTGATCATCGAGCGCGTGGTGGCGGGTGGGGTAACCAACAACATTCCGTCCATAGCGCCCATGGTCAAAGTGGCGGCGAACCAGGTCAAATGGCCCTTCAGTGAACCGGATGCCTTTGTCCTGACCGACATCACCTACTCCGGTGCGCTGATATTCGGCGGCTCGCTCAAGTTGCTCGAGAAGTTCTGCATCCAGGACAAACGCCTCGCCCTCGCGACGCTGGCCGCCTGA